One Bosea sp. 685 DNA segment encodes these proteins:
- a CDS encoding Bax inhibitor-1/YccA family protein has translation MSNFDRNAPVWGAGRAQQTSAVEMDQGLRSFMLGVYNNMSIGLAITGLAAIGISTLAIAGYTDGGKIAGLTELGKALYLSPLKWVVMLAPLAFIMLFSFKAESMSSASARIMFFAFAAVMGVSMSSIFVVFTGASITQVFFITAAAFGALSLAGYTTKKSLSGMGSFLIMGLIGLIIASVVNIFLASSALSFAISAIGVLVFAGLTAWDTQRLKEMYLSSDMDAESAAKLSVNGALSLYLNFINMFQMLLQLFGDRR, from the coding sequence ATGAGCAACTTCGACCGCAATGCTCCAGTCTGGGGTGCCGGCCGCGCACAGCAGACCAGCGCCGTCGAGATGGATCAGGGCCTGCGCTCGTTCATGCTCGGCGTCTACAACAACATGTCGATCGGCCTGGCCATCACCGGCCTTGCCGCCATCGGCATCTCCACGCTGGCGATCGCCGGCTACACGGATGGTGGCAAGATCGCCGGCCTGACCGAACTCGGCAAGGCGCTCTATCTCAGCCCGCTGAAATGGGTCGTGATGCTGGCCCCGCTCGCCTTCATCATGCTGTTCTCGTTCAAGGCCGAAAGCATGAGCTCGGCCTCGGCGCGCATCATGTTCTTCGCCTTCGCGGCGGTGATGGGCGTCTCGATGTCCTCGATCTTCGTCGTCTTCACCGGCGCGTCGATCACCCAGGTCTTCTTCATCACGGCTGCGGCCTTCGGGGCGCTGAGCCTTGCCGGCTACACCACGAAGAAGTCGCTCTCGGGCATGGGCTCGTTCCTGATCATGGGCCTGATCGGCTTGATCATCGCCTCGGTGGTCAACATCTTCCTGGCCTCGAGCGCGCTGTCCTTCGCCATCTCGGCGATCGGCGTGCTGGTCTTCGCCGGCCTGACCGCCTGGGATACGCAGCGCCTGAAGGAAATGTACCTGTCTTCGGACATGGATGCGGAATCGGCCGCGAAGCTCTCGGTGAACGGCGCGCTGTCGCTCTACCTGAACTTCATCAACATGTTCCAGATGCTGCTGCAGCTCTTCGGCGACCGTCGCTGA
- a CDS encoding peroxidase-related enzyme (This protein belongs to a clade of uncharacterized proteins related to peroxidases such as the alkylhydroperoxidase AhpD.), which produces MALSLPPGTLSAENQAYFDKCLEKLGFVPNVLLSYAHDDAKLSAFATFYNDLMLAPSGLSKLEREMIAVAVSSVNRCYYCLTAHGAAVRQLSGDPLLGELMVMNYRAAELSLRHRAMLDFAVKLTETPHLIGEADREGLREAGFGERDIWDVGAVAAFFNMSNRMASAVDMRPNAEYHGQTR; this is translated from the coding sequence ATGGCGCTGTCGCTGCCGCCGGGCACGCTTTCGGCCGAGAATCAGGCCTATTTCGACAAATGCCTGGAGAAGCTCGGCTTCGTGCCCAATGTACTCCTGTCCTATGCCCATGATGACGCCAAGCTGAGTGCTTTTGCGACGTTCTACAACGACCTGATGCTGGCGCCGTCCGGTCTGTCGAAGCTGGAGCGGGAGATGATCGCGGTTGCCGTCTCCAGCGTGAACCGCTGCTATTACTGCCTCACCGCGCATGGCGCGGCGGTGCGCCAGCTTTCAGGCGATCCGCTGCTCGGCGAACTGATGGTGATGAATTACCGCGCGGCCGAGCTCTCGCTGCGGCATCGCGCCATGCTGGATTTCGCGGTGAAGCTGACGGAGACGCCGCATCTGATCGGCGAGGCCGATCGCGAAGGCCTGCGCGAGGCCGGGTTCGGCGAGCGCGACATCTGGGATGTCGGCGCGGTTGCGGCCTTCTTCAATATGTCGAACCGGATGGCCTCTGCGGTCGATATGCGGCCCAATGCCGAATATCACGGCCAGACGCGCTAG
- a CDS encoding N-acetyltransferase family protein, which translates to MTTLSIRPAGPADIPAITAIYAHAVLHGTASWEVEPPDEAEMLRRQEAILAGGYPYLVAERDRAQLGYAYAGAYRPRPAYRATVENSIYIAPAAQGSGVGGALLAALIEACAARGFRQMIAVIGDGTGASIGSRRLHERAGFRLIGVAEKVGYKHGRWLDQMLMQKELGEADGTPPTL; encoded by the coding sequence ATGACAACGCTCTCGATCCGACCCGCTGGCCCCGCCGACATTCCAGCCATCACGGCGATCTACGCCCATGCCGTCCTGCACGGCACGGCCTCCTGGGAGGTCGAGCCTCCAGACGAGGCCGAAATGCTGCGCCGCCAGGAGGCGATCCTGGCCGGGGGCTACCCTTATCTCGTCGCGGAGCGTGATCGGGCGCAGCTCGGCTATGCCTATGCCGGGGCCTACCGCCCGCGCCCGGCCTATCGCGCGACCGTCGAGAATTCGATCTATATCGCCCCTGCCGCGCAAGGCTCAGGCGTTGGCGGTGCATTGCTGGCGGCCCTGATCGAGGCCTGCGCCGCGCGCGGCTTCCGCCAGATGATTGCGGTCATCGGCGACGGCACCGGCGCCTCCATCGGCTCGCGCCGCCTGCATGAGCGCGCCGGCTTCCGGCTCATCGGCGTGGCCGAGAAGGTCGGCTACAAGCATGGCCGCTGGCTCGACCAGATGCTGATGCAGAAGGAGCTGGGCGAGGCCGACGGGACGCCGCCTACGCTTTGA
- a CDS encoding NAD-glutamate dehydrogenase, translating to MAKRITNATAAAIAAIEAAASQTGSALPTEFVRLLFGRVVAEDLDALPPAMLARAAIAAYDHLSAARAPGAINLRFRDEGFDSEGRERQLTILEVVNDNKPFLLDSTLAELTEQGFEPRLVAHPILAVARDADGKFLELAGEAAGRAPEGTRRESLIHIHLDRIDTPEARERLRAGLERVYADVGLAVDDWAAMRGRITEVIQAYRANPPPLPEDEVSEALQFLEWITGDNFTLLGIRAYRFPGGDAAADPIDGSGLGILRDPSVRVLRKNREMVVTTPEIRAFLAKPQALIITKANVKSRVHRRVHLDYVGVKLFTPDGRLDGELRIVGLLTSNAYTGSARTIPYLRLKVARVAKNTGFDAASYSGRALLNVLDAFPRDELFQIDTATLESFALDILQLTERPRIRALARVDEFDRFVSILVFIPKDRYDTQVRRRVGEFLARIYEGRISAAYPAYPDGPLARTHYIIGRDEGKTPKIDRATLEAGITAIVRTWGDGLKDVLDNEKAGPSARALVERYAEAFGAAYRERFSASDALVDIEMLQQLTGQRTRAVNLYRREGDPATRANLKVFSRGAAISLSARVPVLENMGFRVVNERTYNILPQPATSEGSETAPVWLHDMTLERADDGAIDVERLDPTIEAALMAQFRGLAESDRFDQLVLAAGLAWREAALLRSLGRYLRQVGAPYAQDYIADALTRHAGIASGLVALFLAKFDPRIDAKQRETRVAAERERIETALNDVTSLDEDRILRRLVNLIDSGLRTNFFQIGPDGHPRGTISIKYECAKLDSLPLPRPLYEIFVYSPRVEGVHLRFGKVARGGLRWSDRPQDFRTEVLGLVKAQQVKNAVIVPVGAKGGFVPKQLPAPSDRQAWLAEGTESYRIFVRTLLELTDNLDGETVIPPADTVRHDGDDPYLVVAADKGTATFSDTANALSLEKHHWLGDAFASGGSQGYDHKKMGITARGAWEAVKRHFREIDIDIQTTPFTVAGVGDMSGDVFGNGMLLSPAIKLVAAFDHRDIFLDPDPDPARTLTERQRLFDLARSSWADYDKSLISPGGGVFSRQAKSISLSPAMQALLDLPKAEVTPPELMTAILKARVDLLWFGGIGTYIRAADESDAQVGDRANDAIRITGADVRARAIGEGANLGATQRGRIEAARKGVKLNTDAIDNSAGVNTSDVEVNIKITLAGPVKDGRLAEDDRNALLAEMTDEVGLLVLRNNYLQTLALSLTEAQGQAATPGLRRLMQALEAEGRLDRSVEYLPSDATIAEREKRGEGLTRPELSVLLAYAKLALHDALLASPVPDDLYLNSELVRYFPKALRDGYAPEIAGHKLRREIVATQLANAIVNRGGPAIVTTLADQTRAEAPAIAAAYAIARDSFDLIALNAAIDALDAKIPGKTQLGLYAAAQELVSDRMSWFLRRGVAKPGAIEQTVARYARGVTALAAELETLLPEAAAQARIARIAVLTSEGVPEVLAARIASLPALAQATDIVDIAERTGRDITEVARIHFGVDSVFGLSNLEGAAAAVPATDDYERLARERAVETLVDAHAGLTQEIAGAANGAGTLDAWLGTRGADAERTRSTVSAIAMSGLSLPKLMVAAGMLADLPNKHS from the coding sequence ATGGCTAAGCGGATAACGAATGCGACGGCTGCGGCCATCGCGGCGATCGAGGCTGCCGCCTCCCAGACCGGTAGCGCTCTCCCCACGGAGTTCGTGCGGCTGCTCTTCGGCCGCGTCGTCGCCGAAGATCTCGACGCCCTGCCGCCGGCCATGCTCGCCCGCGCCGCCATCGCTGCCTATGACCATCTGAGCGCGGCCCGCGCTCCTGGAGCGATCAATCTGCGCTTCCGCGACGAGGGGTTCGACAGCGAGGGCCGCGAACGCCAGCTGACGATTCTCGAGGTCGTCAACGACAACAAGCCCTTCCTGCTCGATTCGACCCTGGCCGAGCTCACCGAACAGGGTTTCGAACCGCGCCTCGTCGCCCACCCCATCCTGGCAGTCGCGCGCGATGCGGACGGCAAGTTCCTCGAGCTTGCCGGCGAAGCCGCCGGCCGCGCGCCGGAAGGCACGCGCCGCGAAAGCCTGATCCATATCCATCTCGACCGCATCGACACGCCCGAGGCGCGCGAACGGCTGCGGGCCGGGCTGGAGCGCGTCTATGCCGATGTCGGCCTGGCGGTCGACGATTGGGCGGCGATGCGCGGACGAATCACCGAGGTGATCCAGGCCTACCGCGCCAATCCGCCACCCTTGCCGGAGGACGAGGTCAGCGAAGCACTGCAGTTCCTGGAATGGATCACCGGCGATAATTTCACCCTGCTCGGCATCCGCGCCTATCGCTTCCCGGGCGGCGATGCCGCTGCCGACCCGATCGACGGTTCGGGCCTGGGGATTCTGCGCGACCCCTCCGTCCGGGTCTTGCGCAAGAACCGCGAAATGGTAGTGACCACGCCCGAAATCCGCGCCTTCCTGGCCAAACCCCAGGCACTGATCATCACCAAGGCCAACGTCAAGAGCCGGGTGCATCGGCGCGTCCATCTCGACTATGTCGGGGTCAAGCTGTTCACGCCCGATGGCCGGCTCGACGGCGAATTGCGCATCGTCGGCCTGCTCACCTCCAACGCCTATACCGGTAGCGCCCGCACGATCCCTTATCTGCGTCTCAAGGTCGCCCGCGTCGCCAAGAACACCGGCTTCGACGCGGCAAGCTATTCCGGCCGCGCCCTGTTGAACGTGCTCGATGCCTTCCCGCGCGACGAGCTGTTCCAGATCGACACCGCGACCCTGGAGAGCTTCGCGCTCGACATCCTGCAACTGACCGAGCGGCCGCGCATCCGCGCGCTCGCCCGCGTCGACGAGTTCGATCGCTTCGTCTCGATCCTCGTCTTCATCCCGAAGGATCGCTACGACACCCAGGTGCGTCGCCGCGTCGGCGAATTCCTCGCCCGCATCTATGAGGGCCGCATCTCCGCCGCCTATCCCGCCTATCCCGACGGGCCGCTTGCCCGCACGCACTACATCATCGGCCGCGACGAGGGCAAAACCCCGAAGATCGACCGCGCCACGCTGGAAGCCGGCATCACGGCGATCGTCCGCACCTGGGGCGACGGGCTCAAGGATGTGCTCGACAACGAGAAGGCCGGCCCCTCCGCCCGGGCGCTGGTCGAGCGCTATGCCGAGGCTTTTGGGGCCGCCTATCGCGAGCGCTTCTCGGCCAGCGATGCGCTTGTCGATATCGAGATGCTGCAGCAGCTTACCGGCCAGCGCACGCGGGCGGTCAATCTCTACCGCCGCGAAGGCGACCCGGCGACACGCGCCAATCTCAAAGTGTTCTCGCGCGGCGCGGCGATCTCGCTCTCGGCCCGTGTGCCGGTGCTGGAGAATATGGGCTTCCGCGTCGTCAACGAGCGCACCTACAACATCCTGCCGCAGCCGGCCACGAGCGAAGGCTCGGAGACCGCCCCCGTCTGGCTGCACGACATGACGCTGGAGCGCGCCGATGACGGCGCGATCGACGTCGAACGGCTCGACCCGACCATCGAGGCGGCGCTGATGGCGCAGTTCCGGGGCCTGGCCGAATCCGACCGCTTCGACCAGCTCGTCCTGGCCGCAGGGCTGGCCTGGCGTGAGGCGGCGCTGCTGCGCTCGCTCGGGCGCTATCTGCGCCAGGTCGGCGCACCCTATGCGCAGGACTACATCGCCGACGCGCTGACCCGCCATGCCGGCATCGCCTCGGGCCTCGTTGCGCTGTTCCTCGCTAAATTCGACCCGCGCATCGATGCGAAACAACGCGAGACCCGCGTCGCCGCCGAGCGCGAACGCATCGAGACTGCGCTGAACGACGTCACCAGCCTCGACGAGGACCGCATCCTGCGCCGCCTCGTCAATCTGATCGATTCAGGCCTGCGCACGAATTTCTTCCAGATCGGCCCGGACGGACACCCGCGCGGCACGATCTCGATCAAATACGAATGCGCCAAGCTCGATTCATTGCCGCTGCCGCGCCCGCTCTATGAGATCTTCGTCTATTCGCCACGTGTCGAGGGTGTGCATCTGCGCTTCGGCAAAGTTGCGCGCGGCGGCCTGCGCTGGTCCGACCGGCCGCAGGATTTCCGGACCGAGGTGCTCGGCCTGGTCAAGGCGCAGCAGGTCAAGAACGCCGTCATCGTGCCTGTCGGCGCCAAGGGCGGCTTCGTGCCCAAGCAGCTTCCCGCCCCCTCGGACAGGCAGGCCTGGCTGGCGGAGGGCACCGAGAGCTACCGCATCTTCGTGCGCACCCTGCTCGAACTGACGGACAATCTCGACGGCGAGACCGTGATCCCGCCCGCCGACACCGTGCGCCATGACGGCGACGACCCCTATCTCGTCGTCGCCGCCGACAAGGGCACGGCGACCTTCTCCGACACGGCCAATGCGCTCTCGCTGGAGAAGCACCACTGGCTCGGTGACGCCTTCGCCTCAGGCGGCAGCCAGGGCTACGACCACAAGAAGATGGGCATCACGGCGCGCGGCGCCTGGGAAGCGGTGAAACGCCATTTCCGCGAGATCGACATCGACATCCAGACCACGCCCTTCACCGTCGCGGGCGTCGGCGACATGTCGGGCGACGTCTTCGGCAACGGCATGCTGCTCTCACCGGCGATCAAGCTGGTCGCCGCCTTCGACCATCGCGACATCTTCCTCGATCCTGATCCGGACCCGGCAAGGACCCTGACTGAGCGCCAGCGCCTGTTCGATTTAGCCCGCTCCTCCTGGGCCGACTACGACAAATCGCTGATCTCGCCCGGCGGCGGCGTGTTCTCGCGGCAGGCCAAGAGCATTTCGCTCTCGCCGGCGATGCAGGCGCTGCTCGATCTGCCCAAGGCCGAGGTCACGCCGCCCGAACTGATGACGGCGATCCTGAAGGCGCGGGTCGACCTGCTCTGGTTCGGCGGCATCGGCACCTATATCCGCGCCGCCGACGAGAGCGATGCGCAGGTCGGCGACCGCGCCAATGACGCGATCCGCATCACCGGCGCCGATGTCCGGGCGAGGGCGATCGGCGAGGGCGCCAATCTTGGCGCAACCCAGCGCGGACGCATCGAGGCGGCGCGCAAGGGCGTCAAGCTCAACACCGACGCGATCGACAACTCGGCCGGCGTCAACACCTCCGACGTCGAGGTCAATATCAAGATCACGCTTGCCGGGCCGGTCAAGGATGGCCGCCTCGCCGAGGACGACCGCAACGCGCTCCTGGCCGAGATGACCGACGAGGTCGGCCTGCTGGTGCTGCGCAACAACTATCTGCAGACATTGGCGCTCTCGCTAACCGAAGCGCAGGGACAGGCGGCAACGCCGGGCTTGCGACGCCTGATGCAGGCGCTCGAGGCCGAAGGGCGTCTCGACCGCAGCGTCGAATATCTGCCGAGCGACGCAACCATCGCCGAACGCGAGAAACGCGGCGAAGGCCTGACGCGGCCGGAGCTTTCGGTGCTGCTCGCTTATGCCAAGCTTGCTCTGCACGACGCGCTTCTGGCCTCGCCAGTGCCCGACGATCTCTATCTGAACAGCGAGCTGGTCCGTTATTTCCCGAAAGCGCTGCGCGACGGCTACGCACCGGAGATCGCCGGCCACAAGCTGCGCCGCGAAATTGTCGCGACACAGCTCGCCAACGCCATCGTCAATCGCGGCGGCCCGGCGATCGTGACGACGCTCGCCGACCAGACCCGCGCCGAGGCTCCAGCCATCGCCGCCGCCTACGCGATCGCGCGCGATTCCTTCGATCTGATCGCGCTCAACGCAGCAATCGACGCGCTCGACGCGAAAATACCGGGCAAGACCCAGCTCGGGCTCTACGCCGCCGCGCAGGAGCTGGTGAGCGACCGGATGAGCTGGTTCCTGCGCCGTGGCGTGGCCAAGCCGGGCGCGATCGAGCAGACGGTGGCGCGCTATGCCAGGGGCGTGACCGCGCTCGCGGCCGAACTCGAGACCCTGCTGCCGGAGGCCGCCGCCCAGGCCCGCATCGCCCGGATCGCGGTGCTGACCTCGGAAGGCGTGCCCGAGGTGCTCGCCGCCCGGATCGCCAGCCTGCCGGCGCTCGCCCAGGCGACCGACATCGTCGATATCGCGGAGCGCACCGGACGCGACATCACCGAGGTGGCGCGGATTCATTTCGGAGTCGATTCGGTCTTCGGCCTGTCGAATCTGGAAGGCGCCGCCGCCGCCGTGCCCGCGACCGACGATTACGAACGTCTCGCCCGCGAGCGCGCCGTCGAGACCCTGGTCGACGCCCATGCCGGCCTGACCCAGGAGATCGCGGGCGCGGCAAACGGCGCCGGCACTCTCGACGCCTGGCTCGGCACGCGCGGCGCGGATGCCGAGCGCACCCGCAGCACGGTCTCGGCCATTGCCATGTCGGGCCTCTCCCTGCCAAAGCTGATGGTCGCGGCCGGCATGCTCGCCGACCTGCCCAACAAGCACAGTTGA
- a CDS encoding DUF2794 domain-containing protein, protein MSESETPQSQQAGGVIAFPSPAKTPTVTFDRRELAELLNLYGRMVAAGEWRDYAIDFLKDKAQFSVYRRSSEVPLYRFVKDPALAKRQGAYSVVAATGLVLKRGPDLGRVLRVVDKRLSVVS, encoded by the coding sequence ATGAGCGAAAGCGAAACGCCGCAATCGCAGCAGGCCGGCGGGGTCATTGCCTTCCCCAGCCCGGCCAAAACCCCCACCGTCACCTTCGATCGACGCGAACTCGCGGAATTGCTGAACCTCTACGGCCGCATGGTCGCAGCGGGTGAATGGCGCGACTATGCGATCGATTTCCTGAAGGACAAGGCGCAGTTCTCAGTCTATCGCCGCTCCTCCGAAGTGCCGCTCTACCGCTTCGTCAAGGATCCGGCGCTGGCCAAGCGGCAGGGCGCCTATTCCGTCGTGGCGGCGACGGGGCTCGTGCTCAAGCGCGGCCCCGATCTCGGCCGCGTGCTGCGCGTCGTCGACAAGCGCTTGAGCGTGGTGAGCTGA